From Podospora bellae-mahoneyi strain CBS 112042 chromosome 5, whole genome shotgun sequence:
GGCGCCGCTGAGCAGAACGCCCGCTCTGCCCAGTCCCTgaacaaccccttcaacgCCAACGGCCTGTCTGTTGCcgacatcaccgccgcccagGGGTTCACTGACTTTACTGCTCAGAGCCTTGGTGGTGCCAATGCTGCTCCCCCTGCCggtggcaacaacaacaacaacaacaacaacaacaataacaacaataacaacaacaacaacaacaacaacaacaacaacggcggcaACGTCAACTGCGGAGCTCCGcgcaccctcaccaccgtgATCGTGGCCGCTCCCACCGCCACTCCCGCCCCCGCTGCCGGCAACggtaacaacaacaacaacaacaacggtgGCAACAACGGTGGCAACAACGGTGGCAACAACGCCGCCCTCGACTTCGGCTCCTGCGTGCCCACCATGAACTTCCTCGGCGGGCGCGGCAACCGGCCCGCGACCGAGTTCACCTTCAACGCCATCGACCCCGTCATCCTCTCGCGCCAGGGCGAggccctcaaccccaacatcatcaccaaccgcATCTGCGACGAGCTCACCAACATCTGCGGTGCCAATCAGGCGGCCAAGGACGCCTGCCTGGACGCCAAGGCCCAGATCCAGGCTCTCGGGACCAGGGACGCTTCCACCGCTGTTGCGTGGAACACTCTTTTGGGGTTCCCTGATGTGAATGTTAATGTTTAAGGGACCAAGGATAGGAGGTGttgtttcttcttgttgtgaGATATGATGATATGATTCATTTCTTTACcgttgttttttttgtttcttttttttgttgttgttgttgttggagtttttctggggggggatggaagCAAGGAAGGGGTAATGGTAGTAGCTAGTTAGTGTGAATTGACTGGTTGCATGGGTATACTTCTCTGTCTGTTTGTTTTGCTTGTGATGTTGAGATCTTCCTGTGAAAATGCGCATATTGTGTGACGAAGCAGCAAACACTGACTGAct
This genomic window contains:
- a CDS encoding hypothetical protein (EggNog:ENOG503NW4K) gives rise to the protein MYSKAAIVALMLAVVEARFGQEGAVQGAVQALGAFGNPGAAGTLAGQTPSVLLAGANACAKLQLADQIVQELGTDDAVIAAAKLLVQAEKNFNPFAVSIPSICSDAGLPATEALRGIIPLVDPDVPGAAEQNARSAQSLNNPFNANGLSVADITAAQGFTDFTAQSLGGANAAPPAGGNNNNNNNNNNNNNNNNNNNNNNNNGGNVNCGAPRTLTTVIVAAPTATPAPAAGNGNNNNNNNGGNNGGNNGGNNAALDFGSCVPTMNFLGGRGNRPATEFTFNAIDPVILSRQGEALNPNIITNRICDELTNICGANQAAKDACLDAKAQIQALGTRDASTAVAWNTLLGFPDVNVNV